The following are encoded together in the Phaseolus vulgaris cultivar G19833 chromosome 9, P. vulgaris v2.0, whole genome shotgun sequence genome:
- the LOC137822330 gene encoding uncharacterized protein: MVSGVRIRRWLRTRSEIFEARFDKFEGISIRLDNVSFSSISDEDNSMMVGVFSEEEVKSVVWSCDSYKSSGHDDFNFGFIKFGWEFLKEDILSVVNEFAGRGRLGFCEKWIRWIKACLESYSISELVNGNPAKKFHPHKGLCQSDPLAPFLFLIMANVLARVSRKVVELNLVESLEIGVKVKVKVWLGRRMLGFLGERFVSREAGGLGILDLRLFNVAMLGK, translated from the exons ATGGTCAGTGGTGTGAGGATAAGGAGGTGGTTAAGGACAAGGTCAGAGATTTTTGAAGCTAGATTTGACAAATTTGAAGGGATTTCTATAAGACTGGACAATGTTAGCTTTAGTTCAATTTCAGATGAAGATAATAGTATGATGGTAGGAGTTTTTTCTGAAGAGGAAGTTAAATCAGTTGTTTGGAGTTGTGATAGTTATAAGAGTTCTGGCCATGACGACTTTAATTTCGGTTTTATTAAATTCGGTTGGGAGTTCTTAAAAGAGGATATTCTTTCGGTAGTTAACGAGTTCGCGGGTAGAG GTAGGTTGGGTTTCTGTGAAAAATGGATTAGGTGGATCAAAGCCTGCTTGGAATCTTATTCTATCTCGGAGTTAGTAAATGGCAATCCAGCTAAGAAATTTCATCCACATAAGGGTCTTTGTCAAAGTGATCCTCTTGCGCCTTTTTTGTTCCTTATCATGGCTAATGTTTTGGCAAGGGTGTCAAGGAAAGTAGTTGAGCTGAACTTGGTTGAAAGTTTGGAGATCGGGGTTAAGGTAAAGGTAAAG GTCTGGTTGGGAAGAAGAATGCTTGGGTTTCTTGGAGAAAGGTTTGTGAGCCGGGAAGCTGGTGGTCTTGGTATTTTGGATCTACGGTTATTCAATGTGGCTATGTTGGGAAAATGA
- the LOC137821335 gene encoding probable serine/threonine-protein kinase WNK3, translating to MPTDSSEQDLDDPDIEFVEVDPSGRYGRYKEVLGKGAFKKVYRAFDELEGIEVAWNQIKLADVLRNSEDFERLYSEVHLLKTLKHKNIIKFYNSWIDSKSENVNFITEIFTSGTLRQYRKKHKHVDLRAVKKWSKQILEGLFYLHSNNPPIIHRDLKCDNIFVNGNQGEVKIGDLGLAAILQQANSAHSVIGTPEFMAPELYEEEYNELVDIYAFGMCLLELVTVEYPYVECANAAQIYKKVTSGIKPASLAKVIDPEVKAFIEKCIAHVSERLSAKDLLTDPFLQSDYDNESVGRSSRSQTHHSGNVSHNQAIAVDTSTEASREFTVEGQRRDDNTIFLKLRIADSSGHIRNIHFPFDTEADTSTSVASEMVEELELTDQDVTTIARMIDSEIRYHIPSWNVSEIPVDSYSQDSGYTSESKPEASPMKLDSISSPGSLALEVLPSGRKFWSDSPRGVGGNSPFRAGSSKFGFAADANAEEGSLASNGDISADDRVGDCSDEIVDSPSSERSIKSGAIGEKGPLKKISGSVKDSETEYINFMAAKLEKLLDKQREELDELKRKHELAVSDLLKELSPEISQKVLSICNLEMPRSEM from the exons ATGCCGACGGATTCCTCGGAGCAAGACCTCGACGATCCTGACATCGAATTCGTCGAGGTTGATCCCTCTGGTCGTTATGGTCGG TACAAGGAAGTTTTAGGGAAAGGGGCTTTCAAGAAAGT ATATCGAGCGTTTGATGAATTGGAAGGTATTGAAGTGGCTTGGAATCAGATTAAGCTGGCGGATGTGTTGCGTAACTCGGAAGATTTCGAGCGACTTTATTCGGAGGTTCATTTGCTCAAGACTTTGAAGCATAAGAATATAATTAAGTTTTACAACTCATGGATTGACTCCAAGAGCGAGAACGTCAACTTCATTACTGAAATTTTCACCTCAGGAACGTTGCGCCA ataccgGAAGAAACATAAGCATGTTGATTTGAGAGCAGTGAAGAAATGGTCTAAGCAGATTCTGGAAGGCCTTTTCTATCTTCACAGTAATAATCCTCCGATCATTCATCGTGATCTGAAGTGTGATAACATTTTTGTCAATGGGAATCAAGGGGAGGTAAAAATTGGTGATTTAGGATTGGCGGCTATCCTCCAGCAGGCCAATTCAGCTCATAGTGTCATAG GAACTCCGGAGTTCATGGCCCCAGAACTTTACGAAGAGGAATACAACGAGCTTGTTGACATCTATGCTTTTGGTATGTGCTTGCTAGAGTTGGTAACAGTTGAGTACCCGTATGTTGAATGTGCCAATGCTGCCCAAATATACAAGAAAGTGACATCT GGAATAAAGCCAGCATCGTTGGCAAAAGTGATAGATCCTGAAGTTAAAGCATTTATTGAAAAGTGTATTGCTCATGTATCTGAGCGCTTGTCTGCGAAGGACCTCTTGACGGATCCCTTCCTTCAGTCAGATTATGATAATGAAAGTGTAGGCCGATCTTCAAGATCTCAAACCCATCATTCAG GAAATGTTTCTCATAATCAAGCTATTGCTGTGGATACTTCTACAGAGGCAAGTAGGGAATTCACAGTGGAAGGTCAGAGGAGAGATgataatacaatatttttaaaattgagaaTTGCAGATTCCTCAG GTCATATTCGCAATATCCACTTTCCTTTTGATACTGAAGCAGACACTTCAACCTCTGTTGCTAGTGAAATGGTTGAGGAGTTGGAACTTACTGATCAAGATGTTACAACTATTGCTAGGATGATTGACTCTGAAATTCGGTATCACATTCCTAGCTGGAATGTTAGTGAAATTCCTGTTGACAGTTATAGTCAAGATTCAGGCTATACCTCTGAAAGTAAGCCAGAGGCCTCTCCTATGAAACTCGATTCCATTTCTTCTCCTGGCAGTCTCGCATTAGAAGTATTACCTTCAGGTCGAAAGTTCTGGTCGGACTCACCAAGGGGAGTTGGTGGAAACTCTCCATTTCGTGCTGGTAGTTCAAAATTTGGTTTTGCTGCAGATGCAAACGCTGAGGAAGGCAGCCTGGCCTCGAATGGTGATATTTCAGCTGATGATCGTGTTGGTGATTGTAGTGATGAGATTGTTGATTCCCCTTCCAGTGAGAGAAGTATTAAATCAGGAGCAATCGGTGAAAAAGGTCCTCTGAAAAAAATATCTGGAAGCGTGAAAGATTCGGAAACAGAATACATCAATTTCATGGCAGCAAAACTGGAGAAGTTGTTGGATAAACAAAGAGAGGAGTTAGATGAACTAAAGAGGAAGCACGAATTAGCTGTCTCGGATCTTTTGAAGGAACTTTCTCCAGAAATTAGCCAGAAGGTTCTAAGTATATGCAACCTAGAGATGCCTCGCAGTGAAATGTAG
- the LOC137822331 gene encoding uncharacterized protein: MSQGGEQGGDREDNVNMPMAMLVQLQKEFEMLKKNNEEELSMLRAENAHMRRKLQEETALNSSFETVQPGIQVNERIYNENSQTRRRWLENSGVCAGTSSRKHPFYDVIVDTPLPDNWKNLTIDKYDGSTDPDEHIAIYTTQISLYTWNDDVMCRVFPTTLKGAALSWFTRLPPLSIDCFDTLIEKFGAQFATSRPHHLTSIALVNIRQEKGESLRMFMERFGKVALGIRNLSPEVTMHHMITALKPGPFADSLCKKPAINLDELRQRASKFMQMEELREFRNQVRVDGGEKRVTEKEHPPVARRAREEFRSRKFQQYTPLNANRARVLQEAMATEIIPPLRKARTPERADHTKHYEYHKNHGHHTEECIGLKDRIEELIQAGQLKRFVQGGNVRIRLSPERGSRGGEMGQRRVERFERRVEKRSDRRDGRLERRSDRDHQNTQSVRQSRERSLGRPVRGFINTISGDFSGKESSSARKQHWRSIRTINHIFKRRTLPPMLFTDEDFQEIDPNHDDPMVITVEIAEYAVMKTLVDQGSSVDILFWDTFKRLHLREEDIVPFREQIIGFSGERVNTKGYIDLMTTFGRGNKTKKIKIRYLVVDATTSYNVLLGRSSLNKLGAIVSTPHLAMKFPTEKGEIATVYVNQKDARECYATGLKMNLRANHDTERMVAMADLDPRINDERIEPKEETTAVVLGQDEKQCTYVSGSLPKELLSKFISVT, translated from the coding sequence ATGAGTCAAGGAGGAGAACAAGGTGGAGATCGGGAAGACAATGTTAACATGCCAATGGCAATGTTGGTccaattacaaaaagaattcgagatgttaaaaaagaataatgaagaagaattgAGTATGTTAAGGGCCGAAAACGCACACATGAGGAGAAAGTTACAAGAGGAAACGGCTTTGAATTCATCTTTCGAAACTGTCCAACCGGGGATACAAGTGAACGAGAGGATATATAATGAAAATTCTCAAACCAGAAGAAGATGGCTTGAAAACTCTGGGGTTTGTGCAGGAACATCTTCCAGAAAACATCCGTTTTATGATGTTATAGTCGATACTCCGTTGCCTGACAACTGGAAGAACTTAACCATTGACAAATATGATGGAAGTACGGATCCTGATGAGCATATTGCAATATATACTACTCAAAtcagcttgtatacatggaATGATGATGTTATGTGCAGAGTATTTCCTACAACTCTGAAAGGGGCAGCATTGAGTTGGTTTACACGCCTCCCACCTTTGAGTATAGATTGTTTTGATACGTTGATAGAAAAGTTCGGTGCTCAATTTGCAACTAGTCGTCCCCATCATTTAACGTCAATCGCCTTAGTGAACATAAGACAAGAGAAAGGAGAGTCTTTAAGAATGTTCATGGAACGTTTTGGGAAGGTTGCTTTGGGAATCCGAAATCTTAGTCCAGAGGTCACCATGCATCATATGATAACGGCATTAAAACCGGGACCATTTGCCGATAGTCTTTGCAAGAAACCTGCGATCAATCTGGATGAACTAAGGCAACGGGCatcaaaatttatgcaaatgGAAGAATTAAGGGAGTTTCGAAATCAAGTAAGGGTTGATGGAGGCGAGAAGAGGGTGACAGAAAAAGAACACCCGCCTGTTGCAAGAAGAGCCCGAGAAGAATTCAGAAGCCGAAAATTCCAACAATACACACCTTTGAATGCAAACAGAGCTAGAGTTTTACAAGAAGCTATGGCAACAGAAATAATACCACCACTACGAAAAGCACGAACACCAGAAAGAGCAGATCATACCAAGCATTACGAGtatcataaaaatcatggcCATCATACAGAAGAATGCATCGGGTTGAAGGATAGAATAGAAGAATTAATTCAAGCTGGACAGTTGAAACGCTTCGTCCAAGGAGGAAATGTGAGAATAAGGTTAAGTCCTGAGAGAGGATCGAGAGGGGGAGAAATGGGCCAGAGAAGAGTagaaagatttgaaagaagagTTGAAAAAAGAAGTGATAGAAGAGATGGAAGGCTAGAAAGAAGAAGTGATAGGGATCATCAAAACACTCAGTCAGTAAGGCAGAGTAGGGAACGAAGTCTGGGTAGGCCGGTCAGAGGATTTATAAACACAATTTCAGGAGATTTTTCAGGAAAGGAATCCTCATCAGCAAGAAAACAACATTGGAGAAGCATCAGAACaattaatcatattttcaaaagaagaaccttgccaccaatgcttttcacagatgaagattttcaagagATTGATCCCAATCACGATGACCCTATGGTGATAACGGTAGAAATAGCCGAATATGCTGTTATGAAAACCTTAGTTGATCAGGGGAGTTCAGTTGATATCTTGTTTTGGGATACTTTCAAAAGATTACATTTAAGAGAAGAGGATATAGTACCTTTCCGAGAGCAGATCATTGGCTTCTCGGGAGAAAGAGTTAACACTAAGGGGTACATTGATTTGATGACCACGTTTGGAAGAGgcaataaaactaaaaaaatcaaaatcagatATTTGGTGGTGGATGCTACTACATCATATAATGTGTTGTTAGGACGATCCTCTTTGAATAAACTGGGAGCAATAGTTTCAACACCGCATTTGGCTATGAAGTTCCCAACAGAAAAAGGTGAGATAGCAACGGTTTATGTCAATCAAAAGGATGCTCGGGAGTGTTATGCAACAGGTTTAAAGATGAATTTAAGAGCAAACCATGATACTGAAAGAATGGTGGCAATGGCCGACTTGGACCCAAGAATAAATGACGAAAGGATAGAGCCAAAAGAAGAGACCACAGCTGTGGTATTGGGTCAAGACGAGAAGCAATGTACTTATGTAAGTGGAAGTTTGCCAAAAGAGTTGTTAAGTAAATTCATCAGTGTTACGTAA